From the Sphingobium sp. RAC03 genome, the window GGCTGGAAACGCCGTCTGTGCCGAAGGGTATGGGTTTCGAGTCCATCTCCAGAGCTTTTAAGGAACGATGAACAGGAGCAAGCGATGTGCAACGACTACCGGCTGCTGGTCGATCTCGCCTCAATTGCCGAAGACTTTGACGATCTGTCTATCAAGATCAAGATGCCGGAAGGCACGCCCAACGTGCCAGCGCGCGACGATACATGTCCCGGATACTCCGGCCGCAGGCGGATACATGATCCGTCGTTGAGCCAGAGCCTGCCACGTTTTGGCTGACGTTGCGGGACCTTCAGCCCCCCACGCCGCCAGATGCGCTCGACCCGTTTATGATTCACCGTCCATCCTGCATGGCACAGCAATGCCGTCACCCGGCGATAGCCGTAGCGACCATACTGCTTTGCCAGCGCGATGATGTCCTCCGTGAGCGCCTGTTCGTCATCTGCCCCGCGCGAGATCTTGCGCTGCGTCGATCGATGCTGGCCCAGCACCCGGCAGATCCGTCGTTCGGACACCGGAAGCTCTCGTCGAACATGATCGATGCAGCGTCGCCGCCGCGCGGGGCTCAGAAGTTTCCCCTGGCCGCCTCCTGCAGGATCAGCTTGTCCAATGTGAGGTCGGAGATCGCACGCCGCAGCCGCTGGTTCTCCCTCTCCAGATCCTTCATCCGCCGTGCCTGGTCGGTCTTCAGCCCGCCATATTCCTTGCGCCAGCGGTAGTAGGTCTGTTCGCTAACCGCGATCCGGCGACACGCTTCGGCGGTCGATGCCCCCTGCGATAGCACGATCTCAACTTCACGCAGCTTGCCGATAATCTCTTCCGGCTTGTGCTTCTTGCTTGGCATTCGATGTCCCTTTCGTGGTCCAGACTATCATAGTCTCTGGGCCACTCCGCAGGGGGCAGATCAGGTACACGATAGTCCGCTCGATAAACCAGCTAGCCGTGACGCCGTAAAAGAGATCGTCCGGGCTCAACCCGCCATTGGTGTTGTTCGCGGGGAATAATGTGCCGGTTTCGATACGGATGGATGGTTTCAAACCGCCGCACCCGGCAAATTGCTGGCGTTCTACAGGCCGAGTCTGACACCATCCTCCGCATCACTTTGTGCGCTGCCAATACAACATAACTGCGGTTGAACGGGGGATCGTACAGGCATTTCTTGGTAACAGCAGCCTTTGCATTGTGGCGCACGTACAAGGCTGACACGTCACCGAACATAGCCACTGTGGGGGTGTGACTGCTAGCCAATCCGGCACCATCCCGGTGGGCTTCCTTCAATATAAGAAAGGCTGACTCTGTTATCGCTTGCCAACGGGAATGAAGCTGGCTGGTAACACGCGCTCCGAAATCCACGATATCGATAGCTATTTAGCTGTCGTATCGGTTGGTGCTGCGCAAACTAGCCGTGCATAATGTTCGCAAGAAAATTGGCTTCTAAGGAGCCAGGGCATTCTCAGGGGAGGACTAGACTTGCGCAAGATTCTATTTTGTACGACCACGCTGGCATCAGCGTTGATATTGTCGCCGGGCGCGAATGCGCAGGCGCCGTCTGCGGACAAGATGGCTGATCCTTCGGCAAACGCACAAGCGGATGGGCAACTCGCTGACGACCAGTCTGCGGTGTCAGGCGGACTAGCGGACATCGTCGTTACGGCGCAGCGCCGGGCTGAAAACCTCCAACGTGCGGCAGTGGCTGTTTCGGCGGTCTCAGGCGACGCCATCGTCAATGCGGGCGTGACCGATACAGCAGCGCTCGGCCGCCTCGTCCCGTCGCTGGTAGTCACACCGACCGGCGGCTCCAGCACCGCATTTTACTTGCGCGGCGTAGGCACGCTACAGGCGAACGCATTCGGCGAGAATCCGATCGCGCTCAATTACGGGGGTGTCTATATCGCTCGTCCGAATGCGACATCAGGCACTTTTTACGATCTCGAGCGGGTCGAGGTGGTCAAGGGGCCCCAAGGAACGCTCTACGGCCGCAACGCCACTGGCGGTGCAATTAACGTGCTCCCGCAACGTCCCAAACTCGGTGAGTTCGGCGGTAACGTGACCGCAGAGTACGGCAACTATGATTCCAAGCGCTTGCTGGCCGCGATAAACGTGCCGGTGGGTGACATGGGGGCTGTCCGGCTTGCAGGACAGGTCGTGGATCGTGACGGCTATCTGTCGGACGGCTACCAGGACGAGGTCGGCCAGGCTTTGCGCATGTCCGTGCTCGTTGAGCCAAGCAGCCGCTTTTCGGCATTGTTGGTCGCCGATTACTTCCACCTTGGCGGGAAGGGTGTTGGCGGTGTGCTTGCGCCGGGCTCAGCCTTCGGCAATTCCTCCGGCTTTGCCTATCCGGGCTACGCGGCTCCTCGATTGAAAGACCGCATTGGTGGCGCCGATCCGCGTAGTATCGCGGCGCTTTCGCTTTCGCCAGCGCCGGCCGGCACTTTCCTTGCAAACGGCTTCGTCGTGCCCCCGCAGGATGACGGTTTCAACGATTCGAGCTTTTATGGCGTCGCGCTCACCGTACAGGCCGATCTTGGCTTTGCCGACTTGACCGTTCTACCCGCCTATCGTCGGACAGAGGTCAACAGCCGTTTTTATACATTTGGCTTCCGCGGCATCGCCGACGAGGATACAGATCAAACATCCCTAGAAGTCCGGCTTTCATCCAAGCAGGACCAGCGCTTGCGTTACGTAGTTGGCGCTTATGCCTTTAAGGAGGAGCAGGACGCCGCGAACGCCTTCTACCAAGGGCGGATCTCAAATACCTTGGTCCAGCCACAGCTGGAAACCACGAGCAAGGCCCTGTTCGGCCAGTTTACTTTCGATGTCAGCGATGCGCTTCGTATCGTGGCTGGCGGCCGATACACTGACGAGAAGAAGACGCAGGTGACCCCGGTCCAACTCTATGGTCCTGCTGGGCTGACAGCCTCCGCAATATCGCGTGGTGAACAGAACGAATCCAGGTTTACGTGGAAGGCCGGTATTGAAGTGGATCTAGGCCCCCAGTCGCTTGCCTATGCGAACGTAGCGACCGGGTTCAAGGCTGGCGGCTTCTATGTCGGCAGCGTGGCCAACACCTTCAATCCCGAAAAGCTCACCGCCTATACTATCGGAACCAAAAACCGCTTCCTAGACAACCGCCTGCAGATGAACATTGAAGCCTTTTACTGGGACTACAAAGACCAGCAGATCAGTTTTGTCGGTCCCGTGCAGATCGTGCCGGGCACATATGCCTCGGGCGGCGTCACCGTCAACGCAGGCGATGCGCGTTTCTATGGTGTCGAAGCCGAAATGCAGTACGCGATTGTGCCAGGCGGCATCCTGTCAATAAACGGGTTGTACAACAATACGAAGTACACCTCGTTGAGTTATGTTGCGATTTCGGCCGGCGGCACCCCTCTGCGCAGCGGATGCAGCGTCACGCCAAACACGTCGCTGCCTGTCGCGGCACCGGCCCGCCTCTTCGGCGTCGATTGCGCCGGAAAATCCGGTCTCAATGCACCGAAATGGAGCGGTACTGTTGCATACGAACATACAATTGAACTGGGGAGCGACTACCAATTGATCTTAAATGGCCGCAGCCGCCTCTCGAGCGCTTACTACGTTTCACTCGAATATCTGCCAGAGCAGCGGCAGGGCAGCTACATGCAGAGTGATGCGTCGGTGACTATTCGCGCGCCACTTGGACGCTGGTCATTGACAGGCTTCGTCAACAATATCGAGGGCAATGCTCTCATTGCGGCGTCCGTCTCTCGACCGGTACTGCAGACCGCCTACAATGTGGTTTCGCCCCCGCGGGTTTATGGAGTGCGGGCAAACTTCGAGTTCTGATCGGTTCCCCTGATTCCTACCATCACGGGTTTCCCGAGGCGATGGCGGACAGAACTCATTAACACTGGACTTAGCGGATTGCGGGTTGCCGATTTCGAAAGTTTCGAGCAACCCGTCGTGCCGATCAAGCCGCTGGAGAACGTCATGACTTGGTTGCGTCAGAGCTGGTATCAGATAGGTTGGTCGACGGATCTTGAAGGTGGTCAACGGCTAGCTCGGACCATTTTGGAAGAACCCATAGTTGTATTTCGGTCGGGTGACGGGCAACTGCACGCACTCTTTGATCGCTGCCCGCATCGTTTCGCTCCGCTGTCCCGGGGCACGATCAGCGAACGTGGCATAACCTGCGGCTATCATGGCCTTTCTTTCGGAAAGGACGGCCATTGTCTTGACAACCCGCACGGTCCGATCACGTCGAGAATGCGGGTGCGAGCATATCCGGTGATGGAACGCCATACGGCCATCTGGGTGTGGATGGGTGACGCGGAAAAAGCTGATCCTTCCGCGCTGCCGGATCTCTCATTTATCGATGAAACGCCCGCAGCTGCGCAGATCCACATGTATATGCCGACCAAAGCGAACTACGAGCTGGCGGCAGACAACATTCTCGACCTTAGCCACACGGACTATCTCCACCCGACAAGCTTGGGCGGGATAATGACCGGGAGCAAAGCGAGCATTTGGGAAGAAGGCGATGCTCTCGTCAGCGAATGGCAGGCAATCGCCTGTGATCCGCCGCCTGCTTACAAGCCGATCGTACCGACCGGGAAGGCGGACATCTGGACCCAGGTCAGATGGCATGCCCCCGCGCTCATGGTATTGGGTACGTCAGCCAAACCGACCGGCGTGCCGCGTGAAAGGGCTGACGAAGCCTATACGCTGCACAACATGGTCCCGGAGACGTCCACGACCACACACTATTTCGTGTGCAACACGCGTCGCTTCATGCTGGACAGTGCCGAATTTTCAGAACTGCTGCGAGGTGCCATCACCGGCGCATTTCAGGACGAAGACAAGCCTATGCTGGAGGACCAGCAGCTGCGCATGGGCACGCCGGATCTGTGGGAGCTTGATCCCCTCTTGCTCAAGGTTGACGCCGGGGCTGTCCGGGTCAGACGCAAACTGGCAGCTATGATAGTTGCGGAACAACGAGAGGGCGGCGCTGGGCCCGTTCTGGAAGAAAAGACCATCCCGGTCTAGCATCGCCGACCAACCGAACAACACGCCCTACTGCTACTTTTCACTACAAAGGAACTGGCCACCTGTGATGCTGATGCGATTTCGCCAACCCGCGTTCATTGCTTTCCATCTGCTCTCACGACGCTGCATTGACCGCCCTCCTCATCGACTTTGATGCGGCTATTATAGGGGCAGGTTGCGCTACAAAGGGCTGAGCGACTTATTGCGGCCTTGCGTCACATCCGCGGCGCGAAAGGCGGTGCAGGGCTAGGTAAGCCTCACTACTGCTTGGAGAAAGAAGCGAATAATGTCCAACGTGCGGAGCCGTTGACCATAATAGGCCTATGACTGATATGTCTGTCGCACCCGCCCCTGGACGCCGTGAACAACGCAAGCAAGACCGCCGATGCGCTATCCTAGCTGCTGCCCGCAGGTCTTTTCTCGAGGAAGGTTACGCCGCTACATCTATGTCGGGCCTTCTCAAAACACTTGGGGGATCAAAAACGACGATTTGGAGCTATTTCCGTTCCAAGGAGGAACTTTTTGCAGCAGTTGTGGAAGACGCCACCAGAACGTTTCGCGAGGAGGTGAAGGCGGAATTGTCATTGACGGGCGACCTGGAAGACGCGCTGAGCGGTTTTTGTCGAAGCCTAATGACAAAGGTCGTGGCGCCGGAAGCACTCGCCACTTGGCGATTGGTTGTCGCAGAAAGCGCCCGCTTTCCTGAAGTCGGAAAGATTTTTTATGCGTTAGCGGCTCATCCTACCCAAGCCACCCTCAGTAAATTCATAGCCTATCATATTCGAGCCGCCCGATTGCGGGATGAGGGCGCTGAGAGAATGGCCAATATGTTGATTAACATGTGCAGCGGGCTACAGAACCGTTGTTTATGGGGTGTGTCAGTGCCCCAGCCTGAAGAAATAAAAGCGGATGCATCAGCCTTTGCCAAATATTTTCTCCTTACATTCTCGACATAGAAAATGGTGAAAGCGCGAACAGCGTTTGATAGCAGGCCCGTTCAGGCCGAATGATCAGATACGCACAGCTACTGTTTCCGTCAGTATATTGTGTCGAAACTGAAAATCGTTTGTGCGGCTCAGTCTTCATCGGCGGCGGAACTAGCAATGATTGCTTTTTGTATTAGTCCCAATATCGCCTGAGCGGGTATCGCGCGTGAAATAACGGTTTGTCCGGAACCTATGATCGGGCGGAGATCATTGCCTCGGCGGAATGCCCCCAGCGCGGCACGGAGGAGAGGAGTCGCATAGTCGAGCGCACCTATTCGCCATACAGGTCGGTGCCGAGGGTCGCGCCCACCGCCGCGGCATCTGGGGCAACTAGCTCTTCGCTTGGCGACGGCTGATGATTCGGGGCGCGCTCACGGTCGCCGCGGTCAGCGAAGATCTAGTTATCGCAACAGCCTTCCGCGCGACTGAGATGCAAGTTTGCCAGCTGTAGCGCCTACTGGGCAAGAAACATTCGAGCTACGGGGGCAAGACCGTGTCCCGGGTCGCAGGCAAAAAAGGCATTCACCTCGCTCGATGCCGCGTCCCCATGGTTGACAGTGACAGAAGGACTGATTGCGCGCGCAGTGCCTGATCTAAAGCGCGTCTATCGCATACGAAGCGGCATGGCCTGCAACTTCAGCATTGAGGTTCAATCGCCTGCCAAGCTTCGTTCGACCACAGGGATAGTAAGCACGGAGCCATCAGACCCACCGTCCAGACCGCAACCCTCAAACACCTATGTCAACAAATTCATGAGACTAGTGGGTTAGCCGGTAGCTATTTGCAGGGCAGGTAGCAATCTATCAACACTATCAATTTGGGTGACATCTACTCGCATCATATGAGGTGCGTGGGAGAACAGTGCCTTGCAAAACCAAAATATACTCATCGTCGGGGGCGGAATCGGCGGCCTGACTTCGGGGATTGCTCTTTGTCGCTCGGGCCACCAAGTAACGATTATCGAAAAGGATCCAGATTGGTCCGTCTACGGCGTGGGAATCATCCAGCAGGGCAATGCCATTCGTGCGGTAAAGCAATTGGGCATAATCGACGAATATCTTGACGCCGGGTTCGGCTTTGATTTTGTCGAAATATTCACACCGACAGGACGGAAGGTTGCACGCATTCCATCACCCAAGCTAGTCGAGGGCTATCCGGCAAGCGTCGGAATCGGACGGCGAGCATTACATACCGTTCTTGGTCAGCAGGCACAGGCGGCAGGAGCCAATGTTCGATTGGGTGTTACGGCCGAAGGTCTTGTAGACGACGGAACCCAGGTCACAGTACGCCTCTCGCACGGAGGTTCAGAGCGGTTCGATATAGTGATCGGGGCCGACGGACTATACTCCCGCACCAGGCAACAGACATTTCCCGACGCACCCAAACCGGCGTTCACAGGGCAAGCGGTGTGGCGCTATAACTTTTCGAAACCCCATGAACTTGACTGTCTTCAGGCATATGAAGGCGCGGTAGGTGCTGGGCTTGTTCCTCTATCCTCAGATCTGATGTACATGTTTGTCACCACTCCCGAGCCGGAAAATCCACGGTATCCCGTGGAGGGCCTTGCTGCAACTATGCGAGGCAAGTTGGTCGGCATGCCTGCTGCGATCTCGAAACTGGCGACACAGATAACCGATGATTCTGCTGTGGTTTACAAGCCTCTCGAGACGCTCTTTCTAAGCGGCGACTGGCACAAGGGTCGCACTGTCCTGCTTGGCGATGCTGTTCACGCAACGACGCCGCACTTAGGGCAAGGCGCAGGAATGGCCATTGAGGACAGTCTTGTGCTGGCGGATGAGATCGATCGGGCCAACACGCCCGACGAGGCTTTTGTCGCCTATCGCGCGCGAAGACACGCGCGATGCAAATTTATCGTAGAGACCTCACTTTCGCTCTGCCTCGGACAGATTGGGACTGGTCCGGTCGTCGAGCAGGCAGCAGCCACCAAAGCGATGTTCGAAGTCATCGCGCAATCTATTTGATCGAAGGACAGCCGTCATGAGCCGTGTCACCGAAATTCGCTATGTTGGGTACGCCACGCCCGACTTCGACGCCGAGGTCGATTTCTATGCCTCCAAATGGGGCCTCGATCTTGTACCCTCACATGATGGCATGGCCTATTTCAAGGCCAAGGGCGCATTCGAGCACCACGTCGTGCGTTTACGTCGGGCCGACATGAAACGGATTGATGTGATCTCTTTGGCAGCTGACAGTCGGGAGGATGTCGACGCACTGCACACAAAGGTTTCTGTTTCGGGGGCAACAATCATTTCTAAGCCGCAAGACCTTGCATCGCCGGGCGGTGGCTATGGCTTTCGTTTTTTTTCGCCCGACGGCCTACCATTTGAAATTTCGAGCGATGTCACCCCCGGTGCGGCCGTGGCGGTTGCGCGCTGGGACGGCGTCCCCGTGAAAATCAGTCACATTGTTCTGCACTCTCCCGACCACAAGGCCCTCACGCAGTGGTTCATCGACATACTGGGCTTCCGCCTATCAGACTGGATTGGCGATTTCATGAGCTTCCTGCGCTGCAACTCGGCTCACCACCGTATCGCGATCCTCCCTGGACCGGCTTGCCTCAATCATGTTGCCTATGACATGGAGGGCGTTGATGGAATGATGCGCGGCATTCATCGGTTACGGGAAAAAGCTGTCGACATCCGATGGGGTCCTGGACGCCACACCGCAGGCAACAATACTTTCAGCTATTTTGTAACGCCGTCCGGCTTTGCCGTCGAGTATACTTCCGAGCTCGAAGTTGTTGACGAGGCAACCTGGGAACCAAAGGTGCATGCCCCCTCCCCGCTGCTGATGGACCAATGGGGCATCGGTGTGGGCGGCCCGCAAACCATGCCTCATCCTGAAGCCGATAGTGGCCTATTCCAGTCGGTGGAGGGCTGATCCATGGCCCTTTTTGAGCCTTTCCCCAACTATATCTGGAACCTGTCTGTCGCTATTGCGATGGAGTCTGGCGCGCGGGTTGGCGAGATCGTCGACATCATCGCAGCGGCCAAGGATGCAGCAGGATCAAGCGCCGACAACGGTACTGAAGCGTTCATGAAGGCATGGATGGCCAAGGCCGACACGCTGATTGAACTGGCCATTGAGGACGAAGCTCACGGCCGCATCCTGTCGGCAGGCGTCAAACTTGAGCGGGCTGCACTTTATTTGCTGAACGGTGAGCGTATGCAGGCGCATGGCACTCCGGGACGTACCGAAACCTTCAAGCGCGCTCGAGATTGTTTTGATCGCGGCATGGCACTTTCCAAAGCCAACTGCGTTCGGGTCGAGATCCCTTTGCAAACCGGCACGATGCCAGCTTTATGGACCAGAGCGCCTGGTGGCGGCCAAAAGCCAGCAGTCGTCTATTGTAATGGATTAGATAGTTGCAAAGAGCTGCTGTATTGGTCTGGGCTGCCGCAAGCGCTTGCGCAGCGTGGTATCTCTACTCTTTGCGTTGACCAGCCCGGCACAGGGGAGGCCCTGAGACTCCAAAACCTGCCTGCAACGCCCCACAGTGAGCAATGGGCGTCACGCGCGGTCGACTGGCTCGAAACACAAAAGGATATTGATCCTAGCCGCATAGGAATGACAGGAATCTCGCTGGGCGGCCACTATGCGCCGCGCGCCGTTGCTTATGAACCGCGCTTTGCGTCGGGGGCCTGCTGGGGCGCCAATCACAACTGGGCCGAAGTCCAGCAGAAACGCTTGCGCCAGGAAGGTGAAAATCCGGTGCCTCACTACTGGGCGCATGTCATGTGGGTGTTCGGCGCCAGCGATATGGAAGATTTCCATGCAAAGACGGCCGATATGAATCTCAATGGGCATATGGAAAGGATCAAAGTTCCATTCCTGGTCACGCACGGTGCAAATGACCGCCAGATCGGCGTCGAATATGCTCATCAAGCTTATGCACAACTTACAAACAGCTCAAAAGCCAAGCTCAAGATTTTCACGCCCCGCGAAGGTGGCATCGAGCATGTAGGCGCGGACAACATGTCCTTCGGTCGCGACCTGATCGCCGACTGGTTTGCCGAGACCTTGGGCGGAGCAACCTCATGACGCGACGCTTCATAGACATCTCGATCACGCTTGAGAATGATGTCATCACAGACCCGCCTTTCATGCGTCCACACATTCAATACAGTTCACACCGAGAAACGATGCCGGAAATGGGCCATTTCTTTCCCGGAGTAACTGCGGAGGAAGTCCCTGGGGGCGAAGGATTTGCGGCCGCCGAAACGATTACGCTTTCTACGCACAACGGTACGCATCTTGATGCGCCATGGCATTTCCACCCGACGCAGGATGGTGGCAATCCAGCTATGACGATCGACGAAATCCCGCTGGACTGGTGCTTCCGGCCGGGGGTCAAACTGGACTTCCGACACTTCGCCGATGGCTACGTAGCGACCGCGAACGATGTTGAAGCCGAGTTGGCGCGTATCGGATATAGCCTGCAGCCGTTTGACATCGTTCTTGTAAACACGGCTGCCGGCGGTGCGTTGGGGGACCCCGATTTCGTGAACCGTGGCTGTGGCATGGGCTATGAGGCAACGATGTACCTTACGTCCCGCGGCGTACGGGTGACCGGCACGGATGCTTGGAGCTGGGACGCGCCGTTTCGCTACACGGCGCAGAAAGTTATGGAAACCGGCGATACATCGCTCATCTGGGAGGGCCACAAGGCCGGACGCGAGATCGGCTACTGTCACCTTGAAAAGCTGCACAATCTCGAGGCATTACCCCCGCATGGCTTCATCGTCAGCTGTTTCCCTCACAAGATCAAGGGCGCGTCGGCTGGATGGACCCGCGCAGTCGCAATCATCGAAGATTAATGGCTCGCGGAGCGGTATCCTTACCATCCGGGTCTTCTGAAGTGCTGGTCCTCAAGCAGCTGCCGGCAAGGTAGTGCAACGTAATGGGGCGAGATGGCTTTGGTTCGGATCCCAGAAGGCTCCCCTTCCAAAGCGGAGTTCTGCGCGAGCTGAGCACCTCCGGGTTTGACCAACGCCCAGGCCTTGTTCGGCCATTCCCGCAGAGTCTTGAGCATGATCGTGTCGTCCACGCATGTCGCAATATGCGGCGCTGCATAGTTAAAACGGACTATCTGACCGCGCAAATTTATAGGAACTTCTCGATTATAGCCATTCAATCAATATCCGCAACGGTGCCCACCTTGCCAGCAATGGCTGCAATTCAGTACAGAACATCCAGCGCCTCAGTCCCCACACGAACCAAAGCGGCGAGAGCGTCGAGCTGTACTTCATCTCTTTTTCCACAGCCAATCCTGGTGTACCAGAAGCTTCCGAAATAGTGATGATGTCGTCCTGATTGTCGTTCGAATCACAACGCGGGCACCTGTAGCAGTTAACGTTTCCGCCGCGCGGCCAATGCCACGTGTTAGACCGGTGACAATGGCTGATTTGCTGGACAAAGAAATAAGCGGTTTATGGCCGATGGCTCATCGATAATCTGGTGTTGCTTCAGGCTTGTCCTCCGGCAGCGGCGCACCATTATGGATGTACGCTGGCGCCTCAATCAGGATGAAGGCGATACGACACACTCGTTCGGTCTTGTTCCGCCACAGATGATTGGTGCCGCGCTGGATAATGATGCCGCCCTGCTCAATTGTTTTCCGCGCTCCATCCTCCAGCTCCAATTCAATTTCACCCTCAAGAACAATGCCATAATCAATCGAGTTTGTGCGATGCATTGGGCTTTCTTTTCCCGGTAGCATGTCCACGATACGGATTACAGATCCACCTTCGAGCGTCAGCCCCGCGTCGCGGTGACGACCATCAGTTTCATCATTATTGTCCGCAGGCACGGTTTTCGTGGTCCAGATCAGCAAAAACGACGCATCACCCGACGGGATGAATTTGGTAGGTGAAATATCTTCGGACTTGAACACCGCGCGGCCATCTCCATTATGACCGGTAACAACCCGCTGTACGGGCGGAAGTCCTGAATCAGACAATTCCATAAAAGCTCCAACTTAGATAAAACGGACAGGTTCGGTGAGCAGAATTTTTGTATCTGCCGCTCCGAAATGTGCGAGTGCGGCTGCACCGATGACGGCTACTAGCTCGGGAATATCACACCCTTTTGACAACCCGATTTCGTCAAACTGCGCATAGGGGAAATGACCTTCAATGACTTTCGCGTCGTTGACGACCGCGCCATGCAGGTTCTTGTCAGCGACTATTTTACTCAACTCCTCAGCCCACCCCGATCCAAGATCGAGTGCAGCATCACGAAAGATGAATAATTTAGCCGGCGCTTCATCCGCATACGGCGCAACTTCAATCTCGTGGGCAAGCAAGGCAACTGAGCCTTCAATTTCACGAAAATTGTCTTCATCTGGTCCAATACGGTCACGATAGGCGGCATTGGATTTTGACATGGCGAGGTCAGCCATGGTCGGCGTACGGATGATCGTAACAGCATCGCGATCCTCAAGGATCGAGTCGTCTCGCGATGGCAGATCGCGCACGTAGTGATGCA encodes:
- a CDS encoding TonB-dependent receptor, giving the protein MRKILFCTTTLASALILSPGANAQAPSADKMADPSANAQADGQLADDQSAVSGGLADIVVTAQRRAENLQRAAVAVSAVSGDAIVNAGVTDTAALGRLVPSLVVTPTGGSSTAFYLRGVGTLQANAFGENPIALNYGGVYIARPNATSGTFYDLERVEVVKGPQGTLYGRNATGGAINVLPQRPKLGEFGGNVTAEYGNYDSKRLLAAINVPVGDMGAVRLAGQVVDRDGYLSDGYQDEVGQALRMSVLVEPSSRFSALLVADYFHLGGKGVGGVLAPGSAFGNSSGFAYPGYAAPRLKDRIGGADPRSIAALSLSPAPAGTFLANGFVVPPQDDGFNDSSFYGVALTVQADLGFADLTVLPAYRRTEVNSRFYTFGFRGIADEDTDQTSLEVRLSSKQDQRLRYVVGAYAFKEEQDAANAFYQGRISNTLVQPQLETTSKALFGQFTFDVSDALRIVAGGRYTDEKKTQVTPVQLYGPAGLTASAISRGEQNESRFTWKAGIEVDLGPQSLAYANVATGFKAGGFYVGSVANTFNPEKLTAYTIGTKNRFLDNRLQMNIEAFYWDYKDQQISFVGPVQIVPGTYASGGVTVNAGDARFYGVEAEMQYAIVPGGILSINGLYNNTKYTSLSYVAISAGGTPLRSGCSVTPNTSLPVAAPARLFGVDCAGKSGLNAPKWSGTVAYEHTIELGSDYQLILNGRSRLSSAYYVSLEYLPEQRQGSYMQSDASVTIRAPLGRWSLTGFVNNIEGNALIAASVSRPVLQTAYNVVSPPRVYGVRANFEF
- a CDS encoding aromatic ring-hydroxylating dioxygenase subunit alpha gives rise to the protein MRVADFESFEQPVVPIKPLENVMTWLRQSWYQIGWSTDLEGGQRLARTILEEPIVVFRSGDGQLHALFDRCPHRFAPLSRGTISERGITCGYHGLSFGKDGHCLDNPHGPITSRMRVRAYPVMERHTAIWVWMGDAEKADPSALPDLSFIDETPAAAQIHMYMPTKANYELAADNILDLSHTDYLHPTSLGGIMTGSKASIWEEGDALVSEWQAIACDPPPAYKPIVPTGKADIWTQVRWHAPALMVLGTSAKPTGVPRERADEAYTLHNMVPETSTTTHYFVCNTRRFMLDSAEFSELLRGAITGAFQDEDKPMLEDQQLRMGTPDLWELDPLLLKVDAGAVRVRRKLAAMIVAEQREGGAGPVLEEKTIPV
- a CDS encoding TetR/AcrR family transcriptional regulator, which encodes MTDMSVAPAPGRREQRKQDRRCAILAAARRSFLEEGYAATSMSGLLKTLGGSKTTIWSYFRSKEELFAAVVEDATRTFREEVKAELSLTGDLEDALSGFCRSLMTKVVAPEALATWRLVVAESARFPEVGKIFYALAAHPTQATLSKFIAYHIRAARLRDEGAERMANMLINMCSGLQNRCLWGVSVPQPEEIKADASAFAKYFLLTFST
- a CDS encoding FAD-dependent oxidoreductase — its product is MQNQNILIVGGGIGGLTSGIALCRSGHQVTIIEKDPDWSVYGVGIIQQGNAIRAVKQLGIIDEYLDAGFGFDFVEIFTPTGRKVARIPSPKLVEGYPASVGIGRRALHTVLGQQAQAAGANVRLGVTAEGLVDDGTQVTVRLSHGGSERFDIVIGADGLYSRTRQQTFPDAPKPAFTGQAVWRYNFSKPHELDCLQAYEGAVGAGLVPLSSDLMYMFVTTPEPENPRYPVEGLAATMRGKLVGMPAAISKLATQITDDSAVVYKPLETLFLSGDWHKGRTVLLGDAVHATTPHLGQGAGMAIEDSLVLADEIDRANTPDEAFVAYRARRHARCKFIVETSLSLCLGQIGTGPVVEQAAATKAMFEVIAQSI
- a CDS encoding VOC family protein, yielding MSRVTEIRYVGYATPDFDAEVDFYASKWGLDLVPSHDGMAYFKAKGAFEHHVVRLRRADMKRIDVISLAADSREDVDALHTKVSVSGATIISKPQDLASPGGGYGFRFFSPDGLPFEISSDVTPGAAVAVARWDGVPVKISHIVLHSPDHKALTQWFIDILGFRLSDWIGDFMSFLRCNSAHHRIAILPGPACLNHVAYDMEGVDGMMRGIHRLREKAVDIRWGPGRHTAGNNTFSYFVTPSGFAVEYTSELEVVDEATWEPKVHAPSPLLMDQWGIGVGGPQTMPHPEADSGLFQSVEG
- a CDS encoding alpha/beta hydrolase family protein, with the translated sequence MALFEPFPNYIWNLSVAIAMESGARVGEIVDIIAAAKDAAGSSADNGTEAFMKAWMAKADTLIELAIEDEAHGRILSAGVKLERAALYLLNGERMQAHGTPGRTETFKRARDCFDRGMALSKANCVRVEIPLQTGTMPALWTRAPGGGQKPAVVYCNGLDSCKELLYWSGLPQALAQRGISTLCVDQPGTGEALRLQNLPATPHSEQWASRAVDWLETQKDIDPSRIGMTGISLGGHYAPRAVAYEPRFASGACWGANHNWAEVQQKRLRQEGENPVPHYWAHVMWVFGASDMEDFHAKTADMNLNGHMERIKVPFLVTHGANDRQIGVEYAHQAYAQLTNSSKAKLKIFTPREGGIEHVGADNMSFGRDLIADWFAETLGGATS
- a CDS encoding cyclase family protein, with the translated sequence MTRRFIDISITLENDVITDPPFMRPHIQYSSHRETMPEMGHFFPGVTAEEVPGGEGFAAAETITLSTHNGTHLDAPWHFHPTQDGGNPAMTIDEIPLDWCFRPGVKLDFRHFADGYVATANDVEAELARIGYSLQPFDIVLVNTAAGGALGDPDFVNRGCGMGYEATMYLTSRGVRVTGTDAWSWDAPFRYTAQKVMETGDTSLIWEGHKAGREIGYCHLEKLHNLEALPPHGFIVSCFPHKIKGASAGWTRAVAIIED
- a CDS encoding cupin domain-containing protein, giving the protein MELSDSGLPPVQRVVTGHNGDGRAVFKSEDISPTKFIPSGDASFLLIWTTKTVPADNNDETDGRHRDAGLTLEGGSVIRIVDMLPGKESPMHRTNSIDYGIVLEGEIELELEDGARKTIEQGGIIIQRGTNHLWRNKTERVCRIAFILIEAPAYIHNGAPLPEDKPEATPDYR